The following proteins come from a genomic window of Chloroflexota bacterium:
- a CDS encoding ABC transporter permease — MTIYIIRRLLQAVPVLFLSSVVVFLIIHLIPGDPAVIMLGFEATPERVEALRTQMGLNKSLAEQYLIWLSHVIRGDLGLSYINDFPVLDLILFKAPATVELALAAIAVTLIISFPGGILCALKHRSWIDYFGSSFTAISLAVPTFWLGVLLILLFSIKLHWLPATGRAVLLSDPWEAMRHLALPAITLGVALSAVLMRYVRSSVLEVVNQDFIRTARAKGLPTALITYRHVLKNALIPVVTAFGLQFGTLLGGSVVTEAVFDWPGVGNLILYSIIQKDYTVVQGAILLYLIIFIFINLITDIIYAFLDPRIRYG, encoded by the coding sequence ATGACGATCTATATAATTCGGCGGCTACTCCAAGCTGTTCCGGTACTTTTCCTGTCCTCTGTGGTCGTATTCCTTATTATCCATCTCATTCCAGGGGATCCGGCCGTAATTATGCTGGGCTTTGAAGCAACGCCGGAACGGGTAGAGGCCCTGCGCACGCAGATGGGATTAAATAAGTCTTTAGCTGAGCAATATCTGATCTGGCTCAGTCACGTTATCCGCGGCGACCTAGGGCTCTCTTATATCAACGATTTCCCTGTTTTGGACCTAATACTTTTCAAGGCCCCAGCGACGGTCGAGCTGGCGCTCGCCGCCATCGCCGTCACATTGATCATCTCTTTCCCCGGAGGGATCCTCTGCGCTCTAAAGCACCGCTCCTGGATCGACTACTTTGGCTCCAGCTTCACGGCCATATCATTGGCTGTGCCCACCTTCTGGCTTGGTGTCCTTCTAATACTGTTGTTCAGCATCAAATTGCACTGGCTACCTGCAACAGGACGTGCTGTCCTTCTGTCCGATCCCTGGGAGGCTATGCGCCATTTAGCTCTGCCTGCTATCACCTTAGGAGTGGCGCTTTCCGCGGTCTTAATGCGCTATGTAAGATCCAGCGTACTGGAGGTAGTCAACCAGGATTTCATCCGGACGGCTAGGGCGAAAGGGCTCCCGACGGCCTTGATCACTTACAGACATGTGCTGAAGAACGCTCTTATCCCTGTGGTAACAGCCTTTGGGCTTCAGTTCGGCACTCTCCTGGGCGGATCTGTAGTCACGGAAGCCGTGTTTGACTGGCCAGGGGTAGGTAATTTGATTCTCTACTCGATCATTCAAAAAGATTATACCGTTGTGCAGGGCGCTATACTCCTCTACCTTATTATCTTCATCTTCATCAATCTGATCACGGATATCATCTATGCCTTTCTTGATCCCCGCATTCGCTATGGATAA
- a CDS encoding ABC transporter permease, protein MVIILSMLAAAILAPLLVPYNPLELHMAERLQSPSAKYLLGTDEFGRDILSRIIYGIRISLGVAVSAVVIAVSVGVPTGLISGYFGGMVDAVIMRLWDFLLAFPIILLGLTIMAILGPSSSNVALAVAIVNIPIFSRVSRASTLAERGKLYVQAAQVIGASSNHIMFKHILPNATPPLLVQVTVSTAQAILLEAAFSFLGLGAQPPEPSLGTMLQYARIHLNANPWYGIFPGVAITTLILGLSFLADSLRDALDPTLLRRAK, encoded by the coding sequence ATGGTTATAATTTTGTCGATGTTGGCTGCGGCCATTCTTGCTCCACTGCTGGTACCTTATAATCCGCTAGAGCTACATATGGCTGAACGGCTTCAGTCACCTTCAGCGAAGTACCTCCTTGGAACTGATGAGTTTGGACGAGATATCCTCAGTCGAATCATTTATGGGATCAGGATATCCCTGGGTGTGGCTGTGAGCGCCGTAGTCATAGCCGTTTCCGTTGGTGTCCCAACTGGGCTCATTTCTGGCTACTTTGGGGGTATGGTCGATGCAGTGATCATGCGGCTCTGGGATTTTTTACTGGCCTTTCCGATCATCCTGCTAGGACTTACAATCATGGCTATTCTAGGCCCCAGCTCCTCTAATGTAGCTTTGGCCGTGGCCATCGTCAACATCCCCATCTTCTCTCGAGTAAGCAGGGCCAGCACACTGGCTGAGAGAGGGAAGCTATATGTGCAGGCCGCACAAGTGATCGGCGCAAGCAGTAATCATATTATGTTCAAGCACATCCTTCCCAATGCTACGCCCCCACTTTTGGTACAAGTGACGGTGTCTACAGCACAGGCTATCCTTCTGGAAGCGGCCTTTAGCTTTCTTGGCTTGGGAGCACAACCACCTGAGCCATCTCTCGGTACTATGCTGCAATACGCACGCATTCACCTTAATGCCAATCCGTGGTACGGTATCTTTCCCGGCGTAGCTATCACAACATTGATACTCGGGCTAAGTTTTCTGGCCGATTCGCTACGTGATGCTCTTGATCCCACGTTATTACGGAGGGCTAAATAG
- a CDS encoding glycine hydroxymethyltransferase produces the protein MNTRREKETLEQLVREHENWRQACINLIAAENVMSTEVKQFLYSDLAQRYGDYVGRDLRARKYFGNQFLIEIEQLVNNLAGELFGASCVETRPLSGHVAGSAVIMGLTQPGDTVLELGREGGGHRLAEKLTTSLLVRLDVQFLPFDPTTYNIDITRTITLIRESRPRLIILGSSNFLFPHPVQQIAEVIQEMGDIVLAYDASHVFGLIAGKRFQDPLREGAHIVFGSTHKTFPGPQGGMILSNSAPLIERVSEMVYPGLVTNHHIARSPSLGMALLEMITWGESYAAQTISNAQSLAREIHRRGVKVVGAQLGYTASHTILLQTSPFGTAREVGSLLEEAGIIANPTGLPEELGSEGVRLGVQEITRRGAKEEDMPDLAELITDVVMQKKKPEEVRPRSKRYAERFKGLHFSWDSPSLKGSYYGSD, from the coding sequence ATGAATACACGTCGAGAAAAGGAAACGTTGGAGCAGTTGGTGAGGGAACATGAAAACTGGCGGCAGGCTTGTATTAACCTCATCGCTGCTGAAAATGTCATGAGTACCGAGGTTAAGCAGTTCTTATACTCTGACCTCGCACAGCGCTATGGGGACTACGTTGGTCGAGACCTCAGGGCGAGAAAATACTTTGGAAATCAATTTTTGATCGAGATAGAGCAGCTAGTCAATAATCTAGCCGGGGAGTTATTTGGAGCATCATGTGTAGAAACGCGTCCCCTGTCAGGTCACGTGGCGGGCAGCGCCGTAATCATGGGCCTTACACAGCCAGGTGATACAGTCCTGGAGCTGGGTCGGGAAGGTGGCGGCCATCGCTTAGCCGAAAAGCTGACAACTAGTCTGCTGGTTAGGTTAGACGTTCAGTTCTTGCCCTTTGACCCGACAACTTACAACATCGATATCACACGTACCATCACCCTTATCAGAGAAAGCAGGCCAAGGTTAATCATCCTGGGTTCCAGTAATTTCCTTTTCCCTCATCCGGTGCAGCAGATCGCTGAGGTGATACAGGAAATGGGGGACATAGTGTTGGCCTACGATGCCTCACACGTCTTCGGACTAATCGCTGGTAAAAGGTTCCAAGATCCACTAAGAGAAGGGGCCCATATCGTCTTTGGTAGCACGCACAAAACATTCCCCGGACCTCAAGGGGGAATGATTCTCTCAAATTCAGCCCCACTTATCGAGAGGGTTAGCGAGATGGTCTATCCCGGCTTAGTTACAAACCACCATATTGCTCGCTCCCCCAGCCTTGGTATGGCTCTATTGGAGATGATCACATGGGGGGAGAGCTATGCGGCTCAGACGATTAGCAATGCCCAAAGTCTGGCCAGGGAAATCCATAGGCGCGGGGTTAAGGTTGTTGGAGCACAGCTCGGTTATACGGCCTCACATACTATTCTCTTGCAGACAAGCCCCTTTGGAACGGCTAGGGAGGTCGGATCCCTGCTGGAAGAAGCAGGCATTATCGCTAATCCTACAGGGTTGCCAGAAGAGCTAGGGAGCGAAGGGGTGCGCTTAGGTGTGCAAGAGATTACCCGCCGTGGAGCGAAAGAGGAGGATATGCCGGATCTCGCCGAACTGATTACCGATGTCGTTATGCAAAAGAAAAAACCTGAAGAGGTGCGTCCTCGCTCTAAGCGATACGCTGAGCGATTTAAGGGGCTGCATTTCTCCTGGGACTCTCCGTCCTTGAAAGGGTCCTACTATGGCTCAGATTAA
- a CDS encoding FGGY family carbohydrate kinase has product MAQINEYILTIDVGTTNCKSTLFSLEGGIADQSIDSYPTYYPGPGRVEQDPEEWWAAVIKTVKELVQRQRSTNLNLAAISVTGQMHGVVALGKDDQVLGPCLTLRDQRSTVEVVEILTSLEAEKVYHLTGGRLDPSAPIAKLLWLKKHHPSLFDRVQVFLPPKDYIRYRLSGRFATDPIDASGMLLFDLHRGDWAAPLLMAIGIPLAKLPPISSSSALAGRLNSAVAAQLGLSAGVPVVVGAGDDVVALGAGVIEPGMCLEHLGTTGSIMICTDQIVLDPQMRLDVYPHVETGRWFLGGSTSNAGGALAWATEILYEDESRRELNLPDKAYPQVNNPLVFLPYLNGERCPIWDANARGVFFGLNHNHTRNDLIQAVFEGIAFSLNHILEAILDAGLSPKGIVVTGTFARDPAWASLRANVYGKALLFPQSSEPTALGAMILAGVGIGLFANVAEGVRRTITIEKSINPKGELIAPYIQLYSLYKDIYQRNRPLFPKLATMSCP; this is encoded by the coding sequence ATGGCTCAGATTAATGAGTATATTTTGACTATTGATGTAGGGACAACAAATTGTAAATCTACTCTTTTCTCCCTTGAGGGGGGAATAGCTGATCAGTCCATTGATTCCTATCCAACCTATTATCCTGGACCGGGTCGGGTTGAACAGGATCCTGAGGAATGGTGGGCTGCTGTTATCAAGACGGTTAAAGAGTTAGTCCAGCGACAACGGTCAACCAATCTGAACCTGGCCGCCATAAGCGTGACTGGACAGATGCATGGTGTGGTTGCTTTAGGAAAGGATGACCAGGTTCTTGGCCCCTGTTTAACCCTCAGGGACCAGCGAAGTACCGTTGAAGTAGTCGAAATCCTAACCTCTTTAGAGGCAGAGAAAGTCTACCATCTTACCGGAGGGAGATTAGATCCTTCGGCTCCGATTGCCAAATTGCTTTGGCTGAAAAAGCATCATCCTTCCCTATTCGACCGAGTACAGGTCTTTTTGCCTCCCAAGGATTATATACGCTACCGGCTTAGCGGACGATTTGCAACGGATCCTATAGACGCATCCGGCATGCTGCTCTTTGATCTACATAGAGGCGATTGGGCTGCACCATTATTGATGGCCATCGGAATTCCCCTAGCGAAATTGCCGCCTATATCGTCTTCATCAGCCCTTGCTGGCAGACTGAACAGCGCCGTAGCTGCCCAATTGGGCCTGTCTGCGGGAGTGCCTGTCGTAGTGGGCGCCGGTGATGATGTTGTGGCCTTAGGTGCTGGCGTTATAGAGCCAGGTATGTGTCTGGAGCATCTGGGTACCACCGGATCCATAATGATCTGTACAGATCAAATCGTATTGGATCCCCAGATGAGGTTAGACGTGTACCCGCACGTTGAGACTGGACGATGGTTCCTTGGTGGTTCTACTAGTAATGCTGGTGGGGCTTTGGCTTGGGCTACAGAAATACTTTATGAAGATGAGTCAAGGCGTGAGCTAAATTTACCAGACAAGGCCTATCCCCAGGTTAATAACCCCTTAGTCTTCCTGCCCTATTTAAATGGAGAACGCTGCCCAATCTGGGATGCTAACGCCAGGGGTGTCTTCTTTGGTTTAAACCATAATCATACACGTAATGACTTGATACAGGCAGTTTTCGAGGGCATCGCTTTTTCCTTGAATCACATATTGGAAGCTATTCTGGATGCTGGCCTATCCCCTAAGGGTATAGTGGTAACAGGCACCTTTGCCAGGGATCCAGCGTGGGCGAGTCTACGGGCCAACGTATATGGTAAGGCTTTGCTGTTTCCACAGTCCAGCGAACCGACGGCATTAGGAGCCATGATCCTGGCTGGCGTCGGCATCGGCCTGTTTGCGAATGTGGCAGAAGGCGTGAGAAGAACCATCACTATCGAGAAATCGATTAATCCAAAGGGAGAGTTAATCGCCCCCTATATTCAATTATATAGCCTATATAAAGATATCTATCAGAGAAATCGACCTTTATTCCCTAAATTGGCCACAATGAGTTGTCCATAG
- a CDS encoding class I SAM-dependent methyltransferase, translating to MSTADEAKWITLGHPSYVWRFGQDRRLNLVRTYIPLEGKKILDVGCGLGLYVRKFREFSDEVYGVDIDAEKVALASQALPNISVAPAESLPFPNELFDVVYLHEVIEHVTDDALAIKEAVRVTKLGGHIVVYAPNRLYPFETHGIYWGRRFIFRLVPLVNYLPDRLRRIFCPHARVYTHNTLRRLFSGLAVQYVVHTYVYPGFDNVTAGHKRLGAALRRIMYFLERTPLRIFGLSHLLIARKVLS from the coding sequence ATGTCCACTGCCGATGAAGCAAAATGGATAACCTTAGGACACCCCAGTTATGTTTGGCGATTTGGGCAGGACCGTCGTTTGAATCTGGTCCGCACCTACATTCCTCTGGAAGGCAAAAAAATCCTCGATGTTGGTTGCGGCCTGGGGCTCTATGTACGCAAGTTTCGTGAGTTCAGCGACGAGGTGTATGGGGTGGACATAGATGCAGAGAAGGTGGCCTTAGCTAGTCAGGCATTGCCCAATATTTCGGTTGCCCCGGCCGAGTCGCTGCCATTTCCGAATGAGTTGTTTGATGTGGTCTATCTCCACGAAGTAATCGAGCATGTAACGGATGATGCTCTGGCTATAAAAGAAGCCGTACGGGTGACGAAACTTGGTGGGCACATCGTCGTTTATGCCCCCAATCGACTCTATCCTTTCGAGACTCACGGCATTTATTGGGGCAGACGGTTCATTTTTCGGCTTGTGCCCTTGGTAAACTACTTGCCGGATCGATTGCGGCGGATATTCTGTCCCCATGCCCGTGTCTACACTCATAACACCCTGCGGCGGCTCTTTTCTGGGTTAGCGGTGCAGTACGTTGTCCATACCTATGTTTATCCGGGTTTCGATAACGTAACGGCTGGACATAAGCGCCTGGGTGCGGCGTTGCGCCGCATTATGTATTTTCTGGAAAGAACGCCCCTGCGCATCTTTGGCCTTTCACATCTCCTGATAGCGCGCAAGGTTTTATCCTAG
- a CDS encoding S8 family peptidase, with the protein MNVKMWRIGLAVAVAFLMMFSLVGLAGADKAPPGTIPTRHIVVFQDWVVNEAAQQTIIERTGGRWVKSLPLINAAVVLAYPANERALETHPGVLRVDKDTVVYALPGPVTVTAKPPKPTPTPQPAEVLPWGVDRIDADLAWATSRGAGVKVAVLDTGIDLDHPDLQANIKGGINTINSLKSANDDNGHGTHIAGIIAAVDNDIGVIGVAPEAHLYAVKVLNRQGSGFVSDVIEGLQWSIDNGMQVVNMSFGSSADNQSLHDAVIKAYNAGIVLVAAAGNSGPADNTVNYPAKYAEVIAVSATDKTDALANFSSRGPEVELAAPGVDVYSTWKGDGYNTLSGTSMATPHVSGTAALSIASHPGYTNLQIRTLLQNTADDLGAVGRDNLYGYGLVDAEEATTGVQTHP; encoded by the coding sequence ATGAATGTTAAGATGTGGAGGATCGGCCTCGCTGTAGCCGTAGCGTTTCTGATGATGTTCAGTTTAGTTGGTCTGGCCGGAGCTGACAAAGCCCCCCCAGGAACCATCCCGACACGTCATATCGTGGTGTTTCAGGATTGGGTAGTGAATGAGGCCGCTCAACAAACCATCATCGAGCGTACCGGAGGGCGTTGGGTCAAGTCGTTGCCACTGATTAATGCCGCTGTCGTGCTGGCTTATCCAGCGAACGAAAGAGCGCTCGAAACACACCCAGGAGTGCTCCGGGTAGACAAGGATACGGTCGTTTATGCCTTACCAGGGCCAGTGACAGTAACAGCTAAACCCCCTAAGCCAACCCCAACTCCCCAGCCCGCAGAGGTGCTGCCCTGGGGCGTTGACCGTATCGATGCTGACCTGGCCTGGGCTACCAGTAGAGGGGCAGGTGTAAAGGTAGCGGTTTTGGATACGGGGATCGACCTGGATCACCCTGACCTCCAGGCCAACATTAAGGGTGGAATCAATACCATCAATAGCCTGAAAAGCGCCAATGACGATAATGGACATGGCACCCACATAGCCGGGATCATAGCCGCCGTAGATAACGACATTGGCGTGATTGGTGTGGCCCCCGAGGCTCACCTTTATGCTGTAAAGGTATTGAACCGCCAGGGGTCTGGGTTCGTCTCAGACGTTATCGAAGGATTACAATGGTCTATCGACAACGGAATGCAAGTGGTCAATATGAGCTTCGGATCATCCGCCGATAACCAGTCCCTCCATGATGCCGTTATCAAGGCTTACAACGCTGGAATCGTATTGGTGGCGGCAGCTGGCAATAGTGGGCCAGCTGATAATACCGTAAATTACCCTGCCAAATACGCAGAAGTCATCGCCGTCTCCGCTACGGATAAGACAGATGCTCTGGCTAATTTCAGCAGCCGAGGACCAGAAGTAGAATTGGCCGCTCCAGGCGTGGATGTCTATTCCACCTGGAAAGGCGATGGTTATAATACCCTCTCTGGCACCTCCATGGCTACACCTCATGTGAGCGGTACAGCTGCCCTGTCCATCGCTTCCCATCCTGGTTACACCAACCTCCAAATTCGTACATTGTTGCAGAATACAGCTGATGACCTGGGTGCCGTTGGCCGGGATAACCTGTATGGCTATGGATTGGTGGACGCGGAAGAGGCTACGACCGGCGTTCAAACCCATCCGTAA
- a CDS encoding TlyA family RNA methyltransferase has product MSKRRLDVLLVERGLAESREKARALIMAGDVLVEGRVVNKAGFLVSEESPIFVKKRLPYVSRGGLKLAAALERFSLDVRGLVMLDVGASTGGFTDCLLCNGAQRVYAVDVGYGQLDWNLRSDPRVVPLERTNIRYLDSFPEPIDAAVVDVSFISLILVLPQVLKLTKPDAWIIALIKPQFEAGREQVGKGGVVKDPAILRAVLEKICTWAKDQGLSVRGLIPSPLRGPAGNREFLICLAKGDKGVSIDQAIERAIKEAMGHSDL; this is encoded by the coding sequence ATGAGCAAGCGGCGACTGGATGTACTCCTCGTCGAAAGAGGGCTGGCTGAGAGCCGGGAAAAGGCCCGTGCCCTCATCATGGCCGGGGACGTGCTTGTTGAGGGGCGTGTTGTCAATAAAGCGGGCTTTCTGGTGAGCGAGGAGAGCCCAATATTCGTTAAGAAACGGTTACCCTACGTCAGTAGGGGCGGACTCAAATTGGCCGCAGCCCTGGAGCGGTTCAGTCTGGATGTGCGCGGACTGGTTATGCTCGATGTTGGTGCCTCCACGGGTGGATTCACTGATTGTCTTCTGTGTAACGGTGCCCAACGGGTATATGCCGTTGATGTGGGATATGGGCAACTGGATTGGAATCTGCGCAGTGATCCCCGCGTCGTTCCTCTTGAGCGCACCAATATCCGCTATCTAGATTCGTTCCCTGAACCGATAGATGCGGCAGTAGTGGACGTCTCTTTCATTTCGCTTATTTTAGTTCTGCCCCAGGTCTTAAAGTTAACCAAGCCAGATGCCTGGATAATTGCCCTGATCAAGCCTCAATTTGAGGCCGGCCGGGAACAGGTAGGCAAAGGTGGTGTAGTCAAAGATCCAGCCATATTACGGGCTGTCCTGGAAAAGATCTGCACCTGGGCCAAGGACCAGGGTCTATCGGTGCGCGGTTTGATTCCCTCGCCCTTGAGAGGCCCGGCTGGCAATCGAGAATTTCTGATCTGTCTGGCCAAGGGTGACAAGGGTGTGAGTATTGATCAAGCGATAGAGAGGGCAATAAAGGAGGCGATGGGCCATTCCGACCTATAA
- a CDS encoding NAD(+)/NADH kinase, with the protein MQSVAVIYNRQLAVAVGLARDLYQSIVGVVSQAWLGTAEDEVTIRSQAGGLDLAVVLGGDGTIVRIAKWVAPYGVSILGINCGQLGLLSELTVEETMGKVPLFLKGDYWLEERLMLQAKVSRCADAAEPSTAVSAPEESYLALNDIAVGRIGAWRVVRVRTTINDELWTTYKADGVIVSTPTGTTAYSLAAGGPILHPESKNLVLIPICPHLTWSVPLVLPAEVRIGLQVFTSYEAAMSVDGQIDVPLRNGDKVEVTVAPVVSRFARRKPPDYFYQAIAEKLR; encoded by the coding sequence GTGCAGAGCGTCGCTGTAATCTACAATCGGCAGCTGGCTGTGGCTGTTGGCCTAGCTAGAGATTTGTACCAATCTATCGTCGGTGTGGTCTCGCAAGCGTGGCTCGGAACAGCCGAGGACGAGGTGACCATCCGAAGTCAGGCTGGTGGGCTCGACTTAGCCGTGGTTCTGGGAGGTGATGGCACGATCGTTCGGATAGCCAAGTGGGTAGCCCCTTATGGGGTATCCATTCTGGGGATCAATTGTGGGCAATTGGGTTTGCTATCCGAATTGACGGTTGAAGAGACTATGGGGAAGGTGCCTCTCTTCTTGAAAGGGGATTATTGGCTAGAGGAGCGCCTCATGCTCCAGGCGAAAGTAAGCCGCTGCGCCGATGCAGCTGAGCCATCCACTGCTGTTTCTGCACCTGAAGAATCGTATTTGGCCTTGAATGACATCGCCGTCGGACGTATAGGAGCCTGGCGAGTAGTACGGGTGCGTACTACGATCAACGATGAGCTTTGGACCACTTATAAAGCCGATGGGGTAATTGTGTCTACGCCCACCGGGACAACAGCCTACTCGCTAGCAGCGGGTGGTCCCATCCTGCATCCGGAGTCGAAGAATCTGGTGTTAATCCCGATCTGTCCCCATCTCACCTGGAGTGTGCCTCTTGTTTTGCCGGCGGAAGTGAGAATTGGATTGCAAGTCTTCACCAGCTATGAGGCGGCGATGAGTGTCGATGGTCAAATCGATGTGCCTCTGCGAAACGGTGATAAGGTTGAGGTGACGGTGGCCCCTGTGGTGAGCCGCTTCGCGCGCAGGAAGCCGCCTGACTACTTCTATCAAGCCATAGCTGAGAAGCTACGGTAA
- the recN gene encoding DNA repair protein RecN, translated as MLIELDIKNFAIIDHLSLSFAAGLNSFSGETGAGKSIVVDAISALLGGRWGTEFVRSGAEQARIEGIFDLPEGEVCLTVGSLLRDLGLGGEGDDVLILTREIACIGRSVARINGRPVSIGVLQEVGRWLVDINTQSEHLSLLRVPYHLELLDKYAGLTDLRRDLSNKVAALRQTRQGIQALVGDERELARRIDLLQFQIAEIRAAQLQPGEEEELKREQTILSNAERLILAADSAYGMLYEGEEQQRSVIDLLGTAAAKVSEISNIDPQLSTQRQTLEDLTWQVQDLARTLRTYRDSLGYDRSRLDIVEERLNLIYNLKRKYGNSVEEILQFAERAAAELEGISGREERLAQLREQERELLQKIGELSWRLSLARREAASRLAPLVEQELADLNMSRARFAVSIEQVPAADGISVEGSPTYAFMATGIDRVEFLIAPNPGEPLKPLIKIASGGETARVMLALKTILASVDSVPTLVFDEIDIGIGGRSGRIIGQKLANLGRYRQVICITHLPQIACFGDAHYNVSKEIVADRAVAQVCLLSEEERIEEMATMLGATKGSESARRSATDLLEEARRWKQAEQVKVTA; from the coding sequence TTGTTAATTGAATTAGATATTAAGAACTTTGCCATCATTGATCATCTCTCCCTATCCTTCGCGGCGGGTTTAAACTCTTTTAGCGGGGAGACTGGTGCGGGAAAATCGATCGTGGTTGACGCCATTAGCGCTCTATTAGGTGGAAGATGGGGTACCGAGTTTGTGCGGAGTGGAGCGGAGCAGGCCCGGATCGAGGGCATTTTCGATCTGCCGGAGGGAGAAGTCTGTCTGACTGTAGGGTCCTTGCTACGGGATCTCGGTCTGGGTGGCGAGGGAGATGACGTGTTGATCTTGACCCGCGAAATAGCGTGCATCGGGCGCAGTGTGGCGCGTATAAATGGCCGACCTGTGTCGATTGGTGTCTTGCAAGAGGTGGGGCGTTGGCTAGTTGATATCAACACTCAGAGCGAGCATCTCTCTCTTCTACGGGTGCCTTATCACCTGGAGCTGCTTGATAAGTATGCTGGCTTAACTGATCTGAGAAGAGATTTGTCCAATAAGGTAGCTGCCCTGCGGCAAACAAGACAGGGGATACAGGCGCTGGTTGGAGATGAGCGCGAGCTGGCCAGACGGATCGATCTATTGCAGTTTCAGATCGCTGAGATAAGGGCAGCGCAGTTGCAGCCGGGTGAGGAGGAAGAACTAAAAAGGGAGCAAACGATATTGAGTAATGCCGAGCGTCTGATATTGGCGGCCGATTCAGCTTACGGCATGCTTTACGAGGGAGAAGAGCAACAGAGATCGGTGATCGACTTGCTGGGAACGGCGGCAGCTAAGGTATCTGAGATAAGTAACATCGATCCGCAGCTCAGCACACAGCGGCAGACACTGGAAGATTTGACCTGGCAGGTACAGGACCTGGCCAGGACATTACGAACTTATCGGGACAGCCTTGGGTACGATCGCAGCCGCCTGGACATTGTGGAGGAACGCTTAAATCTTATCTACAACCTTAAACGTAAATATGGTAATTCTGTTGAAGAGATACTACAGTTTGCGGAGCGCGCCGCCGCAGAATTGGAGGGTATTTCAGGGAGGGAGGAGCGCCTCGCTCAGCTGAGAGAACAGGAAAGGGAGCTGTTGCAAAAGATTGGAGAGCTATCCTGGCGGTTGTCCCTCGCCCGTCGGGAGGCGGCCTCCCGCCTCGCGCCGCTTGTAGAGCAAGAATTGGCTGACCTGAATATGAGCAGGGCGCGTTTTGCTGTTTCTATCGAGCAGGTGCCTGCCGCTGATGGTATCTCCGTTGAGGGCAGTCCGACCTACGCCTTTATGGCCACGGGGATTGATCGAGTCGAATTCTTGATCGCGCCGAACCCTGGCGAGCCGTTAAAACCTTTGATTAAAATTGCTTCAGGTGGAGAAACAGCACGGGTCATGCTGGCCCTAAAGACGATCTTGGCCTCTGTTGACAGTGTGCCTACGCTCGTCTTCGATGAGATTGACATAGGTATTGGAGGACGGAGCGGGCGTATAATCGGCCAAAAGCTGGCGAATCTCGGTCGCTATCGCCAGGTAATCTGTATTACGCATCTCCCCCAGATTGCCTGCTTTGGGGATGCCCATTATAATGTCAGCAAAGAGATCGTGGCCGACCGAGCGGTAGCGCAGGTATGTTTGCTCTCTGAGGAGGAGCGCATCGAGGAGATGGCCACTATGCTTGGAGCGACGAAGGGTAGCGAGTCAGCTCGGCGCAGCGCTACGGATCTTTTGGAGGAAGCACGGCGTTGGAAACAGGCGGAGCAGGTGAAGGTTACAGCGTGA
- a CDS encoding N-acetyltransferase: MGCVMELRKAKIEDVRSIHELVNYFADQGQMLHRSLAEIYENLRDFMVAIHDGQILACCSLHIIWEDLVEIRALAVHQDYQGEGVGADLVQACLCEAREMGFKTVSTLTLKPEFFEKLGFKRIDLAALPRKMWGECFRCPKFPNCDEVPLVYELTNS; encoded by the coding sequence ATGGGGTGTGTCATGGAGCTACGGAAGGCGAAGATCGAGGATGTAAGGAGCATCCACGAGTTAGTGAATTACTTTGCTGATCAAGGACAGATGCTTCACCGCTCCCTGGCCGAGATCTACGAAAACTTGAGAGATTTTATGGTGGCCATCCATGATGGCCAGATCCTGGCCTGCTGTTCTTTGCATATAATTTGGGAGGATCTTGTTGAGATCAGGGCTTTGGCTGTGCACCAGGATTATCAGGGAGAGGGGGTTGGGGCCGACCTTGTCCAGGCATGCCTATGTGAAGCACGGGAGATGGGCTTCAAGACTGTATCGACTCTGACCTTGAAGCCTGAATTCTTTGAGAAGTTGGGTTTTAAACGGATCGACCTCGCTGCTCTGCCCCGCAAGATGTGGGGAGAATGTTTTCGCTGTCCCAAGTTTCCGAACTGTGATGAGGTGCCTTTGGTATATGAGCTCACGAACTCCTGA